The Deltaproteobacteria bacterium genome has a window encoding:
- a CDS encoding PilZ domain-containing protein — protein MFRRELSPRISFPEPVTLIPVGRGRPTEGRGVNLRAGGLLVRLRARLAVGSRHEVRFELPGSGSVEALATVVRAAADDRAGRRGGAAIALRFDALDELSVRRLETYLDAQRASSAGLAERAAHLAHEDLDEAHDPVCTGEFLAHARAHHAAHRPVRRRAVAVG, from the coding sequence ATGTTTCGACGTGAGCTGTCTCCCCGCATTTCGTTTCCCGAGCCCGTGACGCTGATCCCCGTCGGAAGGGGACGACCGACGGAGGGTCGGGGCGTGAATCTTCGCGCCGGGGGCCTCCTCGTGCGCCTGAGAGCGCGGCTGGCCGTGGGCTCGCGGCACGAGGTGCGCTTCGAGCTGCCCGGCAGCGGGAGCGTGGAGGCGCTGGCCACGGTGGTGCGGGCGGCCGCCGACGATCGTGCCGGCCGCCGTGGGGGCGCGGCGATCGCGCTCCGCTTCGACGCGCTGGACGAGCTCTCGGTCCGGCGGCTCGAGACCTACCTCGACGCGCAGCGCGCGAGTTCTGCGGGGCTGGCCGAACGCGCGGCGCACCTCGCGCACGAGGACCTCGACGAGGCGCACGACCCGGTCTGCACCGGCGAGTTCCTCGCGCACGCCCGCGCGCATCACGCGGCGCACCGCCCGGTCCGCCGCCGCGCCGTGGCGGTCGGCTAG